From one Butyricimonas faecihominis genomic stretch:
- a CDS encoding cation:proton antiporter yields MLNLNILSVTMPLTNPVLIFSVILFIILFAPLVLHRFKIPDIVGLIIAGALIGPYGLHIMDRDSSIVLFGTVGLLYIMFVAGLEIDMADFKKNSKRSLIFGLYTFFIPMILGTFAGVYLLDFSYPTSILLASMFASHTLVTYPIVSKYGITKNRAVNVTIGGTVVTCLLALLVLAVIVGMSTGELTQGFWIQLGVSTLVFAFIVLWGFPFVGRWYFKRYDDRVGQFIFVLGLVFFASFLAEAAGLEAIIGAFLAGLALNRLIPNTSALMNRIEFVGNALFIPFFLIGVGMLVNFHVFLYDLTTIWVAVVMCVVATVSKFIPAWLAQKNFRFTTSERTLIFGLSNAQAAATLAAVLVGYNVILGTTPEGEPIRLLNESVLNGTVVMILVTCIIASFATQKGAQEVALAEFAEDESVDSEEVEDRILIPLSNIENVEELVSLAVTIKSKKAKAVMTALNVIQADEGDSMAEKKANLLLEKATKAAAATDNELVTSLRYDEDIVNGIKNATKEHKITDIVLGLRKEGVISDTFLGNLTDRVLSKCATTTLVYRPAQPLSTIKRYIVVVPFRAEREIGFPYWVIRVWNMAKNSSSKIVFYADTAVLNVLQDIQAKHHIEVEFNEFNNWDDFLIISRDVKENDALMIVMSRRNYPSYLKNMTMIPTYLNKYFCKNSCILVYPMQIGIGEQELGALKSIPHADSHDSLDDLADVLRGLFKRNK; encoded by the coding sequence ATGTTGAATCTGAATATATTAAGTGTTACGATGCCATTAACGAATCCCGTGTTAATTTTTTCTGTAATCCTTTTTATTATTCTGTTTGCTCCACTTGTATTACATCGTTTTAAGATTCCGGATATTGTCGGTCTGATTATTGCCGGTGCTTTGATCGGGCCTTACGGCTTGCATATCATGGATCGGGATAGTAGTATCGTGTTGTTCGGGACGGTGGGTTTATTGTATATCATGTTCGTGGCGGGGCTGGAAATCGACATGGCGGATTTTAAAAAGAATAGTAAACGGAGTTTGATATTTGGTCTTTATACTTTTTTTATCCCGATGATTCTGGGAACGTTTGCCGGGGTTTATTTGTTAGATTTTTCTTATCCTACTTCCATTTTGTTGGCGAGTATGTTTGCCTCCCACACGCTGGTGACTTACCCGATCGTGAGTAAATATGGAATCACGAAGAATCGGGCGGTTAACGTGACGATTGGCGGGACCGTGGTGACTTGTTTGCTGGCACTACTCGTGTTGGCGGTTATCGTGGGAATGTCCACGGGAGAGTTGACCCAAGGATTTTGGATCCAGTTGGGGGTATCAACGCTCGTGTTTGCTTTTATCGTGCTTTGGGGATTTCCCTTTGTCGGACGTTGGTATTTCAAACGATATGATGATCGCGTGGGTCAGTTTATATTTGTTCTGGGCCTTGTTTTCTTTGCCTCTTTCTTGGCAGAGGCGGCAGGGTTGGAGGCTATTATCGGGGCATTCTTGGCGGGATTGGCATTAAATCGTTTGATTCCGAATACGTCGGCATTGATGAACCGGATTGAGTTCGTGGGGAATGCTTTGTTTATTCCGTTTTTCCTGATCGGGGTCGGAATGTTGGTAAATTTTCACGTGTTTTTGTATGATTTGACCACGATATGGGTGGCTGTTGTCATGTGTGTGGTGGCAACCGTATCGAAGTTTATCCCGGCTTGGTTGGCACAGAAGAATTTCCGGTTTACGACTTCTGAAAGGACATTGATTTTTGGATTGAGTAACGCTCAGGCGGCGGCTACTTTGGCGGCAGTTTTGGTGGGGTATAACGTTATTTTGGGAACAACTCCGGAAGGAGAACCGATTCGTTTACTGAATGAAAGCGTGCTGAACGGTACGGTCGTGATGATCTTGGTGACCTGTATTATCGCCTCTTTTGCCACGCAGAAAGGAGCGCAGGAGGTGGCTTTGGCCGAGTTTGCAGAAGATGAGAGCGTGGATAGTGAAGAAGTAGAAGATCGCATTTTGATTCCATTGAGTAATATCGAGAATGTGGAGGAGTTGGTCAGTTTGGCTGTAACGATTAAATCCAAAAAGGCGAAAGCCGTGATGACGGCTTTGAACGTGATTCAAGCGGACGAGGGGGACAGTATGGCGGAGAAGAAGGCGAATCTGTTACTGGAAAAGGCAACGAAAGCTGCTGCGGCAACAGACAATGAGTTGGTGACTTCTCTGCGTTATGATGAGGATATTGTAAATGGAATCAAAAATGCCACGAAAGAGCATAAGATAACTGATATTGTACTGGGACTTCGTAAGGAAGGGGTCATTTCTGATACTTTTTTGGGGAATCTGACAGACCGGGTGTTGTCAAAATGTGCGACGACCACGTTGGTTTACCGTCCCGCACAACCCTTGTCCACGATAAAACGTTACATTGTGGTGGTGCCGTTTCGGGCAGAGCGAGAAATCGGTTTCCCTTACTGGGTAATTCGTGTATGGAATATGGCTAAAAATTCAAGCAGTAAGATCGTGTTTTATGCCGATACTGCCGTGTTGAATGTATTGCAGGATATACAGGCTAAGCATCATATAGAGGTGGAATTTAATGAATTCAATAATTGGGATGATTTTTTGATCATATCCCGTGATGTAAAGGAGAATGATGCTTTGATGATCGTGATGAGTAGAAGGAATTATCCCTCTTATTTGAAAAATATGACGATGATCCCGACTTATTTGAACAAGTATTTCTGTAAAAATAGTTGTATTTTGGTTTATCCGATGCAGATAGGTATTGGCGAACAGGAATTAGGGGCGTTAAAGAGTATACCTCATGCAGATTCTCATGACAGCTTGGATGATCTGGCGGATGTGTTGAGAGGATTGTTCAAGAGAAATAAATGA
- a CDS encoding GH92 family glycosyl hydrolase: MQTTTRLFSLCLLILGFYSCQPTPEKKQPVDWVNPQIGSVHCRWFFYTPAALPMGMAKLAPTTNAYGSYGSWLPCGYDDRHTSIEGFAHFHEFQIGGVVTIPTTGELKTLPGTLEDPDSGYRSRIDKATEISTPGYYAVTLTDYNIKAEITATTRTGLHRYTFPQSATSRILFDIGHKQGESATITDAEVTYHPETNEVTGWVENYPIYTTFCQPDGKIKIYFAAKLDKQPQTIGTFIDEKVQENSNTVKGPGCGLYLTFPTKAYEQVQMQVGLSYTSIENARNNRDTEVAGKSFNDVKNAARQTWNEMLGRIQVEGGTPEDKTKFYTGLYHTLLGRGIANDINGQYIQHDKTIGQIPLDKNGIPLYSHHNTDGMWGGFWNLTQIWTLAYPEIFSSYIKSNLDFFKNSGWLHDGEAAGVYTNGVQTNFQGLIICAAYQAGIRDFNIESAWSAICKNELEYKGRDMGNGKYDNEYFIKQGFVPLKDYLYPNNWVCNFGASHTLEYAFSCYAAAQMARALGKTAAYDTLIQYSYAYKNLFDPETKYMRPREMDGSFMKDFDPLKGWQGFQEGNAAQYTWYVPHDIQGLINLMGTDLFNERLENTFVESRKTQFGGGKEIDSFSGVEKLYNQGNQPCLHDAWLFNYSGKPWLTQLYTRLICDEFYGTTPEHGYGYGQDEDQGQLGAWYVMAAVGLFDVQGGTNITPSYQIGSPKFRKITIKLDPRYYSGKTLVIETENNAPDHYYVQSATLNGQPLEDCWFYRREIINGGHLKLQMDSTPNTRWGIASMPHSK, encoded by the coding sequence ATGCAAACTACAACCCGTCTCTTTAGCCTATGTTTACTGATTCTAGGTTTTTATTCATGCCAACCCACCCCGGAAAAGAAACAACCGGTAGATTGGGTTAATCCGCAAATCGGCTCGGTACATTGTCGTTGGTTCTTCTATACCCCGGCCGCACTCCCCATGGGAATGGCCAAACTCGCCCCGACCACGAATGCTTACGGAAGCTATGGAAGCTGGCTTCCTTGTGGATATGATGATCGACATACTTCCATTGAAGGATTCGCCCATTTTCACGAGTTCCAGATAGGCGGTGTAGTAACGATTCCTACCACCGGGGAATTAAAAACCTTACCGGGTACATTAGAAGATCCGGATTCCGGATATCGTTCACGCATCGACAAGGCGACAGAAATATCCACTCCCGGTTATTACGCCGTAACTCTCACGGATTACAATATCAAAGCAGAAATCACGGCAACCACCCGGACGGGTTTGCACCGCTATACCTTTCCCCAATCCGCCACGTCAAGAATACTGTTTGATATCGGGCATAAACAAGGAGAAAGTGCCACCATCACGGATGCGGAAGTCACGTACCATCCGGAAACCAACGAAGTGACCGGATGGGTGGAAAACTACCCGATTTATACCACATTCTGCCAGCCGGACGGGAAAATAAAAATCTATTTTGCCGCCAAACTGGACAAGCAACCGCAAACAATCGGAACATTTATTGACGAGAAGGTACAAGAAAACTCCAACACGGTAAAAGGCCCCGGATGCGGGCTATATCTCACCTTCCCGACAAAAGCATATGAACAGGTACAAATGCAAGTCGGCCTATCCTATACCAGCATTGAAAACGCACGTAACAACCGGGATACAGAAGTTGCCGGAAAAAGTTTCAATGACGTGAAAAATGCCGCCCGTCAAACCTGGAATGAAATGCTCGGTCGCATCCAAGTAGAAGGCGGAACCCCGGAAGATAAAACCAAATTCTATACCGGGCTCTACCATACCCTACTCGGCAGGGGAATTGCCAACGATATAAACGGACAGTACATTCAACATGATAAAACAATTGGCCAGATCCCTTTGGACAAAAACGGAATTCCGCTCTATTCTCATCACAATACCGACGGGATGTGGGGCGGTTTCTGGAACCTCACCCAAATATGGACGTTAGCCTATCCTGAAATATTTTCCAGCTACATAAAATCAAATCTGGACTTCTTCAAAAATTCCGGTTGGCTACACGACGGGGAAGCTGCCGGAGTATACACGAACGGGGTACAAACCAATTTCCAGGGATTAATCATATGTGCCGCCTATCAAGCCGGAATTCGTGATTTCAACATAGAATCAGCCTGGAGTGCCATCTGTAAAAACGAACTGGAATACAAAGGACGGGATATGGGGAACGGGAAATACGACAATGAATACTTTATCAAACAAGGTTTTGTTCCTTTGAAAGATTATCTGTATCCCAATAACTGGGTCTGCAACTTCGGGGCATCCCACACGCTGGAATACGCCTTCAGTTGTTACGCAGCGGCACAAATGGCCAGAGCTCTCGGGAAAACAGCCGCCTACGATACCCTCATACAATACTCGTACGCCTACAAAAATCTATTCGACCCGGAAACAAAATATATGCGTCCCCGTGAAATGGATGGCAGTTTCATGAAAGACTTCGACCCTCTAAAAGGCTGGCAAGGATTCCAAGAAGGGAATGCCGCACAATACACCTGGTATGTTCCCCACGACATCCAAGGTTTGATAAACCTCATGGGAACCGATCTCTTCAACGAAAGACTGGAAAATACGTTTGTCGAATCCCGGAAAACACAGTTCGGTGGGGGAAAAGAGATTGATAGTTTTTCCGGTGTCGAGAAACTATACAATCAAGGAAATCAACCCTGCCTGCACGATGCTTGGCTATTCAACTATTCCGGCAAACCGTGGTTGACACAACTATACACCCGGTTAATCTGTGATGAGTTCTACGGTACCACACCGGAACACGGTTACGGTTACGGACAGGACGAAGATCAAGGACAATTGGGAGCCTGGTATGTCATGGCTGCCGTGGGTTTATTCGACGTACAGGGAGGAACCAACATCACCCCTTCTTACCAAATTGGCAGTCCTAAATTCCGCAAAATCACGATTAAACTTGATCCCCGGTACTATTCCGGTAAAACACTCGTGATTGAAACAGAAAATAACGCTCCCGATCATTATTACGTGCAGTCCGCGACACTCAACGGGCAACCGTTAGAAGATTGCTGGTTCTATCGTCGGGAAATTATAAACGGCGGACACTTGAAACTACAAATGGACTCTACCCCAAATACCCGTTGGGGGATTGCATCCATGCCCCATTCCAAATAA
- a CDS encoding 2-oxoacid:ferredoxin oxidoreductase subunit beta, whose amino-acid sequence MAEQYTPKDFKSNQEIRWCPGCGDHGIINSVQKAMAELGYPKESWAVISGIGCSSRFPYYMNTYGFHTIHGRAAAIASGAKSANPKLNILQVSGDGDALAIGGNHFIHAIRRNIDITTLVFNNEIYGLTKGQYSPTTKLGTKTKTSPYGTIETPFNPGELVIGAQGRFFARTLDMNINLSAEVIEAGVRHKGTAVVEILQNCVIFADGVHSAITDKEMKEERQLILRHGEPMVFGKNKDKGIMFDMKAGKLKVVEIGKDGITLDDIMVHDAHSENPSMHWMLVHMKAPEYPVALGVIRDVEGTTYNDALDAQIENVKAKSSIRCVEDLLNSGDVWEVK is encoded by the coding sequence ATGGCAGAACAATATACACCGAAAGATTTTAAGAGCAACCAAGAGATTCGTTGGTGTCCGGGTTGCGGTGACCATGGTATCATTAACTCCGTACAGAAAGCCATGGCTGAATTGGGGTACCCGAAAGAATCGTGGGCAGTTATTTCCGGAATCGGATGTTCTTCCCGTTTCCCCTATTACATGAATACTTATGGTTTTCATACGATTCATGGACGGGCTGCTGCTATCGCATCCGGAGCTAAAAGTGCTAATCCGAAATTGAATATCCTTCAAGTTTCCGGTGACGGAGATGCTTTGGCTATTGGTGGTAACCACTTTATTCATGCTATTCGTCGTAATATCGATATTACCACTTTGGTGTTCAATAACGAGATTTACGGGTTGACGAAAGGACAATATTCTCCGACCACGAAGTTGGGTACGAAAACTAAAACTTCTCCCTACGGAACAATCGAAACTCCGTTTAATCCGGGAGAGTTGGTAATCGGTGCGCAAGGAAGATTCTTCGCTCGTACGTTGGATATGAATATCAACTTGAGTGCAGAAGTTATCGAGGCCGGTGTGCGTCATAAAGGTACTGCTGTTGTGGAGATTCTTCAGAACTGCGTGATCTTTGCTGACGGGGTTCACTCTGCTATCACGGATAAAGAGATGAAGGAAGAGCGTCAATTAATCTTAAGACATGGCGAACCGATGGTTTTCGGAAAGAACAAGGACAAGGGTATCATGTTTGATATGAAGGCCGGTAAGTTGAAAGTTGTTGAGATTGGTAAGGATGGTATCACGTTGGATGATATTATGGTACATGATGCTCACAGCGAAAATCCTTCTATGCATTGGATGCTGGTACACATGAAAGCTCCGGAATATCCCGTGGCTTTAGGTGTGATCCGTGACGTGGAAGGTACGACTTATAATGATGCATTGGATGCCCAGATTGAGAACGTGAAGGCGAAGTCTTCTATCCGTTGTGTTGAAGATTTGTTGAACAGCGGAGACGTTTGGGAAGTAAAATAA
- a CDS encoding 2-oxoacid:acceptor oxidoreductase subunit alpha, with protein MSEKTEVIDKKDIVIRFSGDSGDGMQLTGQQFSDAAALFGNGVSTFPDYPAEIRAPQGTVGGVSGFQVHIGNDPIKTPGDFADVLVAMNPAALKANLRWAKKGATIIVNLDAFTDKNIEKAGYKENPLEDVVLQDYNVVPVKITTLTEEALKDSGLDQKSIVKCKNMFALGMIYWMFDRTVDHTRDFINQKFAKKPEIASANVKVLESGFNYAANVHALAVHFNVAPAQIEKGRYRTITGNKATAWGFLAAAEKANLPLFCGSYPITPATDILQELALRRDLGVKTYQAEDEIAGICTSIGASYVGNLAITTTSGPGLALKSEAAGLAVMAELPLVIVDVQRGGPSTGLPTKTEQSDLLQALYGRNGESPMPVVAASTPGNCFDYAFWAAKIAVEHMTPVVLLTDGFLGNGAQPWKIPSLKDYPSITPRVAKEGDDYKPYARDPETLARMWALPGTKGLEHRIGGLEKVNVTGEISYVPENHQIMTDLRDAKVAKIADSIPQQEIFGNQDGGDVLVVGWGGTYGHLYSVVRELREEGKDVSLAHFNFINPLPKNTGEVLGKFKKIIVCELNLGQFAQYLRAKFPHYTYYQYNKVAGLPFTVVELKEKITELLGK; from the coding sequence ATGAGTGAAAAGACAGAAGTTATCGACAAAAAAGACATTGTAATTCGTTTCTCGGGAGATTCGGGAGATGGAATGCAATTGACCGGCCAGCAATTCTCGGATGCTGCTGCTTTATTTGGAAACGGTGTATCAACGTTTCCGGATTATCCTGCTGAAATACGCGCCCCGCAAGGTACGGTTGGTGGTGTTTCCGGGTTTCAAGTACATATTGGGAATGATCCCATTAAAACTCCGGGAGATTTTGCAGATGTGCTTGTGGCGATGAATCCTGCCGCTTTGAAGGCTAACTTGCGTTGGGCAAAAAAAGGTGCAACGATTATCGTGAACTTGGATGCATTTACCGACAAGAACATTGAAAAGGCCGGGTATAAAGAAAACCCGCTGGAAGATGTAGTCTTGCAAGATTATAACGTGGTCCCCGTGAAGATCACGACTTTAACGGAAGAGGCTTTGAAAGACAGTGGTCTGGATCAGAAGTCTATCGTTAAATGTAAGAATATGTTCGCTCTTGGTATGATTTACTGGATGTTCGACCGTACGGTGGATCACACGAGAGATTTTATTAACCAGAAATTTGCCAAGAAGCCGGAAATTGCAAGTGCTAACGTGAAAGTGTTGGAAAGTGGTTTCAATTATGCAGCTAATGTTCATGCTTTGGCTGTACACTTCAACGTGGCTCCCGCTCAGATCGAGAAAGGACGTTACCGGACGATTACCGGTAATAAGGCTACGGCATGGGGATTCTTGGCTGCTGCTGAAAAAGCGAATTTACCTTTGTTCTGCGGTTCTTATCCTATCACTCCGGCAACAGATATTTTACAAGAGTTGGCGTTGAGACGTGATTTGGGTGTGAAGACTTATCAGGCAGAGGACGAGATTGCCGGAATTTGTACTTCTATCGGTGCAAGTTACGTGGGTAATCTGGCTATCACGACGACTTCAGGTCCCGGTTTAGCATTGAAGAGCGAGGCTGCCGGTTTAGCCGTAATGGCGGAGTTACCATTGGTAATTGTTGACGTACAACGTGGTGGTCCTTCAACCGGTCTTCCCACGAAAACGGAACAATCCGACTTGTTGCAGGCTCTTTACGGACGTAATGGTGAAAGCCCTATGCCTGTTGTAGCTGCAAGTACCCCGGGTAACTGTTTCGACTATGCTTTCTGGGCTGCTAAAATAGCTGTAGAACATATGACTCCGGTTGTCCTGTTGACAGACGGGTTCTTGGGGAATGGCGCTCAACCGTGGAAGATTCCTTCATTGAAAGATTATCCTTCTATTACTCCGAGAGTGGCTAAAGAAGGTGATGATTATAAACCGTACGCTCGTGATCCGGAGACTTTGGCCAGAATGTGGGCTTTGCCGGGAACGAAAGGTTTGGAACACCGTATCGGTGGTTTGGAGAAGGTAAATGTAACGGGAGAGATTAGTTACGTGCCGGAAAACCACCAGATTATGACTGATTTGCGTGATGCTAAGGTGGCTAAAATTGCTGACAGCATTCCTCAACAGGAGATTTTCGGAAACCAAGACGGTGGCGATGTTCTTGTTGTTGGATGGGGTGGTACTTACGGTCACTTGTACTCGGTCGTTCGTGAATTGAGAGAAGAAGGTAAAGACGTGAGCTTGGCTCATTTCAACTTTATCAACCCGCTCCCGAAGAACACGGGTGAGGTTCTTGGTAAATTCAAGAAGATTATCGTTTGCGAGTTGAACTTGGGACAGTTTGCACAGTATTTGAGAGCTAAATTCCCGCATTACACGTATTATCAATATAACAAAGTAGCCGGATTACCTTTCACGGTAGTTGAGCTGAAAGAAAAAATAACCGAATTATTAGGAAAATAA
- a CDS encoding mechanosensitive ion channel family protein: MKNYLILLCLILTMISCGKKSSIPELMGIPDDSQNPYTISSTHVGSITRGTNIHQLYSIFPAKQIKLIKNKGGFFNQEFDDYNVYDNNGKLLFIATPEVAGDTSSFINRIIIRDTSFKTPEGIGLNSNLGQIRDAYHNINYLPSSGEIVVSVPKVSTSFLINKATLDDSWWDNNTNQIIEKNIPDSAQIDGIVVFWNTKEAQHIPAVFTAAFWNEMLTKLITWCVIQLPSIAILVILFVSLLRALRFTTRKMKKLAINKAHKTENIDNNEAEKRINTLTGIIYGIGRIFLWVIFLLILLGKFNINIAPILASAGIVGLAVGFGAQELVRDFISGFFILLEDQLRTGDWAVINGTEGLVEKIELRTVTLRDSSGTVHIFQNGKIDTLSNMTKEWSAIVLQIGIGYKEDTDNAVMLMQQVGDEMFNDPVYKEMMLEPVAISGVNDFADSAVVIRLVIKTKPMQQWAVGREYRRRLKKVFDAKNVEFPFPYRTLTWGDSSNPIKLKIEPADSDSK; the protein is encoded by the coding sequence ATGAAAAACTATTTAATTCTACTCTGTCTGATACTCACGATGATAAGTTGCGGGAAAAAATCATCCATCCCGGAGTTGATGGGCATCCCGGATGATTCACAAAATCCCTACACCATAAGTTCTACCCATGTTGGCTCCATTACCAGAGGTACAAATATTCATCAACTGTACTCCATATTCCCTGCGAAACAAATCAAGCTCATCAAAAACAAAGGTGGATTCTTCAATCAAGAATTTGATGATTACAATGTATATGACAATAACGGCAAACTCCTTTTTATAGCCACCCCGGAAGTTGCCGGAGACACTAGTTCTTTTATTAATCGCATCATCATTCGGGACACCTCATTCAAAACCCCGGAAGGAATTGGGCTGAATTCCAATTTAGGACAAATACGGGATGCCTATCACAACATAAACTATCTCCCTTCCTCGGGAGAGATCGTCGTTTCCGTTCCGAAAGTCAGCACCAGTTTCTTAATCAACAAAGCAACTCTGGATGATTCTTGGTGGGATAACAATACAAACCAGATCATCGAAAAAAACATTCCTGACAGCGCCCAAATAGATGGGATTGTCGTGTTCTGGAACACGAAAGAAGCCCAACATATTCCGGCCGTCTTTACAGCGGCATTCTGGAATGAAATGCTTACAAAACTAATTACATGGTGTGTCATCCAGCTCCCGTCAATCGCTATTCTCGTCATTTTATTCGTTTCATTACTCCGAGCCTTACGATTCACAACCCGAAAAATGAAAAAGCTCGCCATCAATAAAGCCCATAAGACTGAAAACATTGACAACAACGAGGCGGAAAAACGAATTAACACGCTCACGGGGATCATATACGGTATCGGAAGAATCTTTCTTTGGGTGATCTTCCTACTGATCTTACTCGGAAAATTCAATATCAACATCGCCCCCATCCTCGCCAGTGCCGGAATTGTCGGATTAGCAGTCGGTTTCGGGGCTCAAGAATTAGTACGGGATTTCATATCCGGTTTCTTTATTCTCTTGGAAGATCAGCTACGCACCGGAGACTGGGCGGTAATTAACGGAACAGAAGGACTAGTTGAAAAAATTGAATTAAGAACCGTTACTCTACGGGATAGTTCAGGCACCGTACACATTTTCCAAAACGGGAAAATAGACACGCTCTCCAACATGACCAAAGAATGGTCTGCCATTGTTCTGCAAATCGGGATCGGTTACAAGGAAGACACGGATAATGCCGTCATGCTCATGCAACAAGTCGGAGACGAAATGTTCAATGACCCTGTTTACAAAGAAATGATGCTCGAACCCGTGGCCATCAGCGGGGTAAACGACTTTGCCGATAGTGCCGTGGTCATTCGCCTTGTTATCAAGACAAAACCCATGCAACAATGGGCCGTTGGCCGGGAATATCGCCGTCGTCTGAAAAAAGTATTTGATGCCAAGAACGTGGAATTCCCCTTCCCGTATCGCACGCTAACTTGGGGAGATAGTTCTAACCCCATAAAACTGAAAATAGAACCGGCAGACTCAGACTCGAAATAA
- the corA gene encoding magnesium/cobalt transporter CorA codes for MARFLKDRTKSKGAAPGSLIFIGKQKMTKNSIQVIQYTSEGLKEFFPETMENIVDIVSNDHMTWINISGLQNTKLIADMGKTFDVSSLFLEDILNTDQRPRFSEESDHLYIIAKSFYFGKDDGIVHMEQISFIVGSHYLITIQETDADYFKDVKKRLYDGKTRIRSFGTDYLCYALLDTLVDNYIINLEILGAAIEERGKTILEADAKVIEDLYHYKTELSYIRKNVRPFKEVTTRFTNCDSPLINQNTYTYLHDLDDLVVQAQEAIEIYYSMISDQINLYQTNIGNRQNDVMKVLTIFSTIFIPLTFIAGIYGMNFEYIPELKHHYAYFILWGIMVIITITMLLYFKRKKWL; via the coding sequence ATGGCCCGTTTTCTTAAAGACCGAACGAAATCAAAAGGAGCCGCACCCGGCTCCTTGATCTTCATCGGCAAACAAAAAATGACAAAAAACTCCATTCAGGTTATTCAATACACTTCAGAAGGCCTGAAAGAGTTCTTTCCCGAAACGATGGAAAACATTGTTGACATCGTGTCCAACGACCACATGACTTGGATCAACATATCCGGCCTGCAAAATACCAAACTGATTGCCGATATGGGCAAGACCTTCGATGTATCTTCTCTATTTTTGGAAGACATTCTAAACACGGACCAACGTCCGCGGTTCAGCGAAGAATCCGACCATTTATATATCATTGCCAAGTCCTTCTATTTCGGCAAGGACGACGGGATCGTACACATGGAACAAATCTCTTTTATTGTCGGATCTCACTACCTGATTACCATTCAAGAAACAGATGCCGATTATTTTAAAGACGTGAAGAAACGCCTATACGACGGCAAAACCCGCATCCGCTCTTTCGGGACGGATTACCTCTGTTACGCCCTACTGGACACCCTCGTTGACAACTATATCATTAACCTAGAAATATTAGGAGCCGCCATCGAAGAACGCGGTAAAACCATTTTAGAGGCAGATGCCAAAGTGATCGAGGACCTTTATCATTACAAGACAGAACTTTCATACATCCGAAAAAACGTACGCCCGTTCAAAGAGGTCACCACCCGCTTCACCAATTGCGACTCCCCCCTCATTAATCAAAACACCTACACGTATTTACACGACTTGGATGATCTGGTTGTACAGGCTCAAGAAGCCATCGAGATATATTATTCCATGATATCCGACCAAATCAATCTTTACCAAACCAACATCGGGAATCGACAAAACGATGTCATGAAAGTACTAACCATCTTCTCCACGATCTTCATCCCTCTCACCTTTATCGCCGGAATCTACGGAATGAACTTCGAATATATCCCCGAATTAAAACACCACTACGCCTACTTCATCCTCTGGGGCATCATGGTCATCATCACCATCACCATGCTCCTTTACTTCAAAAGAAAAAAGTGGCTCTAA
- a CDS encoding DUF3467 domain-containing protein: protein MEEKKQQCDIELDRDVAQGTYSNLSIISHSSSEFIIDFIRIMPGMPKAEVKSRIILTPEHAKRLLLALQDNVRRFEIDYGKINLPEGGPIAPMFPMDLEPQGQA from the coding sequence ATGGAAGAGAAAAAACAACAATGTGATATTGAATTAGATCGGGATGTTGCACAGGGAACTTATTCGAATCTGTCAATTATTTCTCATTCTTCCTCCGAGTTTATTATTGATTTTATCCGTATTATGCCGGGGATGCCTAAGGCTGAAGTGAAAAGCCGTATTATTTTGACCCCGGAACACGCAAAACGCTTGTTACTGGCATTACAGGATAATGTTCGGAGATTTGAGATTGATTACGGGAAGATTAATTTACCGGAAGGCGGCCCTATTGCACCCATGTTCCCGATGGATTTGGAACCGCAGGGACAAGCTTGA